A window from Setaria italica strain Yugu1 chromosome VIII, Setaria_italica_v2.0, whole genome shotgun sequence encodes these proteins:
- the LOC101766046 gene encoding ethylene-responsive transcription factor ERF094, which yields MEQGNHTSSGSYSYYSAAAPAASLPFDAADGTDDMLLQLDSFLLGTNAIDAEDSSYWLSSSPSSSSDAGALSVSCSTSTSELHRRSDADADASPGEKRQATAFIGVRKRPWGKFAAEIRDSTRRGARVWLGTFDTPEAAALAYDQAAFSARGATAVLNFSVERVRDSLVALALAGGAGTGGGSPVLALKQRHSKRTRRRKLSHVSSNGKNPKPQRQPARQSSDVSSASSCTAMAAPEKQGVAHCGVVELEDLGTDFLDELLRVSSELEY from the coding sequence ATGGAGCAGGGGAACCACACCTCCTCTGGCTCCTATAGCTACTACTCCGCCGCAGCTCCAGCCGCGTCGCTCCCTTTCGACGCGGCCGATGGCACCGACGACATGCTTCTGCAGCTCGACTCTTTCCTCCTTGGCACCAACGCCATCGACGCCGAGGACAGCTCCTACTGGCTCTCTTCCTCGCCCTCGTCATCCTCTGATGCCGGAGCGTTGTCAGTGTCATGTTCCACAAGCACGTCGGAGCTCCACCGGCGATCGGACGCGGACGCGGACGCCTCGCCGGGCGAGAAGCGGCAGGCGACGGCCTTCATCGGCGTGCGCAAGCGGCCGTGGGGCAAGTTCGCGGCGGAGATCCGCGACTCCACGCGCAGGGGCGCCCGCgtgtggctcggcaccttcgacacccccgaggccgccgcgctcgcctacGACCAGGCTGCCTTCTCCGcgcgcggcgccaccgccgtcctcaACTTCTCGGTGGAGCGCGTGCGGGACTCGCTGGTAgcgctcgcgctcgccggcggcgcgggtaccggcggcggctcccctGTCCTCGCGCTGAAGCAGCGGCACTCCAAGCGCACGCGCAGGCGCAAGCTCTCCCATGTTTCCAGTAACGGCAAAAATCCCAAGCCGCAGCGGCAGCCGGCGCGGCAATCTTCCGACGTGTCCAGCGCGTCTTCTTgcacggccatggcggcgccggagaagcaggggGTGGCGCACTGCGGCGTCGTGGAGCTGGAGGACCTCGGCACCGATTTCTTGGACGAGCTCCTCCGTGTGTCGTCGGAGTTGGAGTATTAG